A stretch of the Ostrea edulis chromosome 9, xbOstEdul1.1, whole genome shotgun sequence genome encodes the following:
- the LOC130050436 gene encoding tripartite motif-containing protein 2-like, translated as MHPRRSAQEVLLCDLCETVPLQSHCKLCHINLCINCVGKHLSDSSKDHNVVPFIKHIQPTPNYPKCPKHAEKHCELHCEECNIPVCITCVSSGKHKGHDMSDILEKLSTKTESLQKDLEELEKRIYPRYEEMASGVQTEKAELETKYGKLTTAADQQGELLHREVTAIVNQRKSAITEMKTKHLDALNKNTEEITQKMAELKQIMSDLKSILKSNDVSLTSTYKSRNSEFRTLPPKVRVTLPSLSPQKINKDQLNEMFGSLPPLSINTEHGDTMKSAEAVSSPPVKPLLDEPRVTATIDTGYRHRLYSVSCLSEDQVWTCGENKTMKLFNLQSKLLTSIKTKSGDEPDDIAVTRDGDLVYTDYHDHTINFVKNKQIQTVIILQGWRPINVCCTAGNDLLVTMNSDDVKQSKVVRYSGFTEKQSIQFDDQGRPLYSSGDYIKYLSENKNLDICVADYRAVVVVNQSGKLRFRYTGHPSNTKQSFKPYGITTDSQSHILTADYHYHRIHILDQDGQFLRYIHCDLRRPWGLCVDIRDNLFVAERDTAKVKKIQYL; from the coding sequence ATGCATCCTCGGCGCAGTGCCCAggaagtcctactgtgtgacctctgtgaaactgtccccctacagagtcactgtAAACTTTGTCATATAAATCTTTGCATTAACTGTGTAGGTAAACATCTCTCAGATTCCTCGAAAGATCACAATGTCGTGCCCTTTATAAAACACATCCAGCCTACTCCCAACtacccaaaatgtccgaaacacGCCGAAAAACACTGCGAACTTCACTGCGAGGAATGCAACATTCCTGTCTGTATTACCTGCGTCTCTTCAGGtaaacacaaaggtcacgatatgtcagatattctggaaaaactcagcactaaaacagaaagtttacaaaaagaccTAGAGGAATTAGAGAAGAGAATTTATCCCCGGTATGAAGAAATGGCGTCCGGTGTGCAAACTGAAAAAGCCGAGCTAGAAACGAAATACGGGAAACTGACCACAGCCGCTGACCAACAAGGAGAACTCTTACACCGGGAGgtcaccgccattgtcaaccagcgGAAATCCGCCATTACggagatgaaaactaaacatctgGACGCGctaaataaaaacacagaagaaatcacacagaaaatggcggaactcaaacagatcatgtccgacttgaaatcaattctaaaatcaaatgacgtctccttaacctctacttacaaatctaggaattccgaatttagaacattaccgcctaaagtccgagtCACATTACCGAGTTTatctcctcagaaaataaacaaagatcagctcaatgaaatgttcgGTTCTCTGCCGCCATTATCCATaaacacagaacatggcgacacaatgaagtcagcagaagctgtatcgtctcctccagtcaaaccactgcttgatgagccgcgcgtcaccgccaccatagacactgggtatagaCACAGActatacagtgttagctgtctgagtgaagatcaagtctggacatgcgGGGAGAACAAAACCATGAAGCTGttcaacctccagagtaaactactgacatcaataaaaACCAAGTCAGGGGACGAACCAGacgacatagcagtgacacgggacggagatcttgtttatactgactatcATGATCACACTATAAACTTTgttaagaataaacagatacagaccgtgatcatactacaggggtggagacctatcaatgtctgctgtaccgcgggtaacgatctcctggttaccatgaacAGTGATGATGtcaaacaatccaaagtcgtgcgttactccggcttcacagagaaacaaagcattcagtttgatgatcagggtcgtcctctctactcaTCTGGTGATTACATtaaatacctcagtgagaacaagaacctggatatctgtgtggctgactatagagcagtagtggtggtcaatcagtcaggaaaactccgatttagatacactggtcatccctctaataccaagcAATCATTTAAACCAtacggcatcactacagacagccagagtcacatcctgacagcagactatCACtatcaccgtatccacatcctagatcaggacggacagttcctccgttacattcactgtgatttacgCCGTCCatggggtttatgtgtggacatcagagacaacctctttgtggctgagcgtgacactgctaaagtgaagaaaatccaatatctataa